The Paenibacillus sp. FSL H7-0357 nucleotide sequence GCCTGCATAAATTGTTCACTTGTTACTGTGGTCGAAAACATAAGATTCTACCTCCTCTACACCGACTCCGCTTCTTTTCAGAAAAGCTAAGGCATTGTTAATCTCTGATTGCTCTCCATTTAATTGAATGATCACTGTTCCGAGTGTCGTTTCTTGAATCTCTGTCATATTCGCAAATAAAATATTGACCTTTATCTCGGAAGAACGAATCATCTCATACAGAACGGGCTCAGATGCACTTTCACCAACAAAATTAAGTTTATAGAGCAGACTTCCATGTTCTGCTTTTATTGATTTTTGAACACTGGACGTCATGCTGTTTTGAATAACGGTTTTCACAAAATTTTGCGTGGTCTCATGTTTGGGTTGACCGAATACATCCAGCACGCTTCCTTGCTCGATGATCCGCCCCTCTTCCATCACAGCCACCTTGTTGCAAATCTCTTGAATGACAGACATTTCATGCGTAATGATCATCACCGTAATGTTGTATTCCGCATTGATTTTTTTCAAAAGCTGTAAAATAGATCGTGTTGTCTGTGGATCTAAGGCAGAAGTCGCTTCGTCACACAGCAGGATAGACGGATTCGAGGCAAGCGCTCTGGCAATCCCGACCCGCTGCTTCTGTCCACCTGATAATTCACTCGGGTAACTTCCAGCTTTGTCACTTAATCCGACAAACTCAAGCAGCTCCTGTACCCGCTTGCGGATTTCATCTTTATTCTTTTTCAACAGAACGAGAGGAATCGCGACATTATCAAATACTTTTTTAGATTCTAACAGGTTAAAATGTTGAAA carries:
- a CDS encoding methionine ABC transporter ATP-binding protein — encoded protein: MIELKNVYKTFTRKDITIDALQGINLKVEKGDIFGVIGYSGAGKSTLIRLVNYLERPTKGQVLVAGRDLGTYNDKELRAAKKNIGMIFQHFNLLESKKVFDNVAIPLVLLKKNKDEIRKRVQELLEFVGLSDKAGSYPSELSGGQKQRVGIARALASNPSILLCDEATSALDPQTTRSILQLLKKINAEYNITVMIITHEMSVIQEICNKVAVMEEGRIIEQGSVLDVFGQPKHETTQNFVKTVIQNSMTSSVQKSIKAEHGSLLYKLNFVGESASEPVLYEMIRSSEIKVNILFANMTEIQETTLGTVIIQLNGEQSEINNALAFLKRSGVGVEEVESYVFDHSNK